From the genome of Alosa alosa isolate M-15738 ecotype Scorff River chromosome 20, AALO_Geno_1.1, whole genome shotgun sequence, one region includes:
- the LOC125285700 gene encoding uncharacterized protein LOC125285700, producing the protein MDVEGVFQHASSSASCPSFLHSLSEIVPQGALRSPSQILQSTLQVLTTVMTRDVMNMLAPTLQTTGDLEGQTDQQPIPQHLFGRPCSGDPTQISVSKDIVMGSPYPSLNPVDSASDDYTILVTVLVIRLLSKLNDQESLSDDMLDICRVLINRVITEIDAALGIAKSMACLYDVSIKKVFRAVYNDLMHEFGSKDILLNVMMSEDPCFESLVTSLTREFMQTTISPNLKEEKTKKRTLSFLPKLSKIKAFFHIKKSKSGSSRKEQSINVDQNPTSAHVDPAVLCAECLPCGAPVSSSDKTITIASSEKNAHKGFFSRIISSLSRKSPKIHPEALH; encoded by the exons ATGGATGTGGAAGGAGTTTTCCAACATGCTTCATCCTCTGCATCTTGCCCCAGTTTCCTACattccttatctgaaatagtaCCCCAAGGTGCCTTGAGATCTCCTTCACAAATACTGCAGAGCACATTACAAGTTCTTACCACAGTCATGACGAGGGATGTCATGAACATGCTAGCCCCGACTCTGCAAACAACAGGGGATTTAGAGGGGCAAACGGACCAGCAGCCGATACCACAGCATCTCTTTGGCAGACCTTGCTCAGGTGATCCCACGCAGATTTCAGTAAGCAAGGATATTGTAATGGGTTCCCCTTATCCTTCACTGAACCCAGTGGATTCCGCCTCAGATGATTACACCATCCTGGTTACTGTATTAGTCATTCGACTACTTTCTAAGTTGAATGATCAAGAGTCACTTTCTGATGATATGTTAGACATATGTAGAGTGCTAATTAACAGGGTAATTACAGAAATTGATGCTGCCTTGGGCATAGCGAAAAGTATGGCCTGTCTATATGACGTGAGCATTAAAAAAGTATTTAGAGCCGTTTACAATGATCTCATGCATGAGTTTGGCAGTAAGGACATTCTCCTGAATGTGATGATGTCAGAGGATCCTTGTTTTGAGTCTCTGGTCACATCCCTAACACGTGAATTCATGCAAACCACTATTTCGCCAAATCTAAAGGAAGAGAAGACCAAGAAGCGGACACTTAGTTTCCTACCAAAACTATCAAAAATCAAGGCCTTTTTTCATATCAAg AAATCAAAGTCAGGCAGTAGTAGAAAGGAGCAGTCCATCAACGTGGATCAGAATCCGACATCGGCTCATGTTGATCCAG CTGTCCTATGTGCAGAGTGCTTACCTTGTGGTGCACCAGTTTCCTCCAGTGACAAGACTATCACCATCGCTTCATCAGAGAAGAACGCTCACAAGGGCTTTTTCTCCAGAATCATCTCTAGTTTATCTAGAAAATCCCCAAAGATACACCCAGAGGCACTTCATTAA
- the LOC125285289 gene encoding uncharacterized protein LOC125285289 isoform X2 yields the protein MKNISLKLKTYISQQHKPSKKQPSSLVEDVENNSILVSTTAEAMTTIIQEMERCLDGIDRTHPTKKLLTTMKRAVKMLACQSVSSKDIPAFGTHDTDDLGELNVSKKEKLGQNSGQGSGITFRLSSDQFRAKAKKAISDVLTEKVKLVHSTSSAGPCFPESNIIMEDKDLSSSCSPHPVHSVGSVIVNAFVEEITSIIESTECARESLTNEETASDTQFGEPSAVPITLKNQTVEAAKGLYNKVQRKIGEFFKNPLILWRKSMLFLLRTVSTLVFNQPVLAASSFSPIPGHFSERHIVMAHIVWL from the coding sequence ATGAAAAATATTTCTTTGAAGTTGAAAACATATATATCTCAACAACACAAACCCTCTAAAAAACAGCCTTCTTCTCTTGTGGAAGACGTTGAAAACAATTCCATTTTGGTTTCAACTACTGCAGAGGCAATGACTACCATCATACAGGAAATGGAAAGATGTTTGGATGGAATTGACAGAACCCATCCTACTAAAAAACTACTTACGACTATGAAGAGGGCTGTTAAAATGCTGGCTTGCCAAAGTGTTTCTTCGAAGGATATCCCTGCTTTTGGTACTCATGATACCGATGACCTTGGTGAGCTCAACGTTTCTAAGAAAGAAAAGCTTGGCCAGAATTCAGGTCAAGGTTCAGGCATTACATTCAGGCTCTCAAGTGACCAATTCCGCGCAAAGGCAAAGAAGGCTATCAGTGATGTTCTCACTGAAAAGGTCAAACTAGTGCATTCCACGTCTTCAGCTGGACCTTGTTTTCCAGAGAGTAACATCATTATGGAAGACAAGGATCTTTCCTCTAGCTGCTCTCCTCATCCAGTTCACTCTGTTGGTTCTGTGATCGTCAACGCATTTGTGGAGGAGATAACATCTATAATAGAATCCACTGAATGTGCAAGAGAATCACTTACAAATGAGGAAACAGCTAGTGACACCCAATTCGGTGAGCCCTCGGCGGTACCAATTACTCTAAAAAATCAGACTGTTGAAGCGGCCAAAGGGCTTTACAACAAAGTCCAACGAAAGATCGGGGAGTTTTTCAAGAACCCACTGATTCTGTGGCGCAAAAGCATGCTTTTCCTGCTCAGAACCGTCAGTACTCTGGTGTTCAACCAACCAGTACTTGCAGCGAGCAGCTTCAGCCCCATACCAGGCCATTTCTCAGAAAGACACATAGTGATGGCACACATAGTGTGGCTTTAG